In endosymbiont of Galathealinum brachiosum, the DNA window AAAACAAATACGGCATAAGCAACTAGACCTGCAATAAAACTACCAATATCATTTTTTACCGGGTACTTTTCTGTTTGCAGTAACGCCCCTCTTAAATTTGCCGACACTATCGCAAACAAAGAATAAATAGCAAACGAGCCAAACAGAGTTATTGATGCGAGATCACCGTTTGCGAATAAATGAACACATGACCAGAGAAACACGCCAAAAAGCATCGGGTGGCGTATGAATCGCTTAATATTTGATTTCATATCCGCCGCAACAAACAAATAAAAAACAAGCAGCATAGTCACTATGACTACCTTTCTACTCCAATATGGTGGCTCCCATATCGGTTGATATTCTGCCTCGGACATACCATATATAATTAGAACCAGACCCAGTAGTGCCGTAATAGAATACAGTCCTTTATACCTGGCCTCCCCTAAACCATTTATCGCTTTCTTTCGAAAGTTTACAAAACTGGGCACCAGATGCACCCCAAAGAAGATTGTTATTCCGAGCAGTAAAATATCCATATTTCCTCTTGCAGTTAATAGTGAGTTAATTATTCGGAATTAAATATTAATCGGTTATGAATAATATACTCTATTATTGAAGTATACTGTTTTTTGAACCGGTAAATTCTCGACTTTAATATACTAGAGGTTGAATAATGCAACTATCTTTAAAACACAGGGCTTTCACGTTACTAGTGACTACTTTGATTATCGCTGGCAATATTGGCTGTGCTCAAGTTCGTAAACTAACTTATTCAGAAGACTTTACTTATGTAGAAGACAGGGAAGTAAAGAGCCTAATGAGAAAGATGAGCAAGGGTGTTGAGAGACTCGGACAGATTGCCGAAAAAGCATCTACAAATAACAGGACTCAACAACAACAGATTATTTCGGAACTAGGTGATTTACAAAGCATCGCTGCTCGACTCAGCGCCGGCCATACACAAACCAATCAATTATTTATAAGAGATCATATTGAGCAGTTTATTACTGACATTGGAGAAGCCAAGATGTTTGCGAAAACGACTCCGCCTGATTATTCAAAAATTGGAGATATTGTAAATAGTTGCGAAGAGTGTCATACGTCGCGTTAAAAAACAGAACTGATTAGTACCAGATAATTATTAACTCTAATATTACAGGTCATTATTCAGCCGGAATAGCAAAGAAAATAATATATAGAAGAATCAGTGCAACACTCATGAATAACATACGTCTCCATACAGTCATGCGTGAATCTGGTGAGCAGTCACGATAACAAAAATTAAGCGCAAGCAGTGCCTGTAAAAAATAATAAAAGGCGAATGCACGAGATGCGAGGGTGATAATTTCAATTAAATCAACGGCCCAAACCAGTAAAACAGCACAAATTGATATACCCAGATAACTAATGCGTGTAGATAGTTTTTTACCACTATTCTCACTTAACAACCCACCACCACCACCTGTGTCAGCAACTGCTGCACTAAACTGACTCATCAATGCCGCACCTATCAACATAAAGGGCAATACCAGTGCTGCCTGACCCGTTACATCAACAATTTTGGCTAATTGGACATGTTGAAGATCAAGATACTGAACAACGGGTAAAAAGAGGATGACTGAAACTACATAGAGTATCCCTGAAATGATTTGTGCTTTTTTCATTGTCGCTACGCGCACCTCCGGACTGTATTTTTCACCAAGGAAACGCGACGTTTCAAAACCTTGCACGACCAGTAATGCACCTGCAAGTATACGTACCTGCGTGCTAACATCACGTTGTGGATAATCGAAACTTAAGCTTCCACCTGATGTATAAAACACATAAGAAAAAGCACCTAAACCCAATAATAATGACACCACAATAGAAAGCTGCACAGTCATTGATACAGCTTCTAGTTTTTCCAGCCCACCTAGTCCGCGTTGATACCCAACGAACGAAATAAAGAGAATAATGACTGTAGTTAACCATCGTTCAGCATCAATATTGTCGACACCGAGATAGCTCAATAAAAAGGAAGATAGAAGCGACAGATAAAATGCAACGGCGACCATATAGGCAAGAACCAGCGCTATATCACCCAGATACTCTACCTCTCTTGTTCTTTGTGATAATGAACCATCCTTTATCCGTGGTTCGACATGCATAATATTAAATCGTATTACACTACCTATGGCGTACGCTAGTATGACTATACCGGTTACAGCCACAGGTGAAAGTATACCGACAACACTGGCCAGTAACGGAGACATAATCAGGAAACCACTACCGATAATTGATGATAACGGTGTCAGGGTTGCCTGCCATGACTCGCTTTTTTGGAAATTGGGTCTTCGAAGGTAATAAATAGTAAACAATGCTGCGAGAATTAATCCCGAATTGAGAATCATGCTTGAGGCACTGAGTAATGAATCGGTGTTCATAGTTCAACTCTAGTTGTAAAAAATTAGATTACAATAAGTCCAATGCAATTATTATTGGCTATTCCCCAGTAATTAGCATCAAAGCTTTGATGAAGCTCTTACATATAATGCTCTTAGCACCCTCCAATAATAGAGGTAGACTAGTATTTATTATTTTGATCAGTATTACACTTTAAACAGTGCTATTCAAGAAAACCGTTAATCCTATTCTGCCCCTGATTTATTCTTAATTGTTATTACGTCAACTGTAAGAGACTCTACATTTTTGTTCTCACGCAAAGCGTGAAAATGATATCACCTCTAACTCTGCACTTGAACAAAGAGTTTATTTACAACCTGTTTTTGAGGGATTGATTTCTATTTCATCTAATACAACCTGACTTAAACCATTTTTTAATAATTTTATAAATTCTGCTTCTGCCACTGGTCTGGAATATAAATAACCCTGAGCATAATCACTATTTATCTGTCTTAATTTATTATCTACATCTGCGGTTTCTATTCCTTCCGCTATTACATTCATACCCAAATTATGGGCCAGACTATTTAAGGTGGAAACAATTTCAAAACTTTTTTTGTCTTCACACATGGTACCGACAAATGTCTGATCTATTTTTAAAGTATCGATAGGAAAATGGTGAAGATAACTAAAGCTTGAATATCCAGTTCCAAAATCATCTATTGCTAATGTCACTCCCAGTTGTTTTAAGTTTTTTAATGCTTCTAATGCCCGGTCTGGATTTGCCATTAATAATGTTTCGGTTATTTCAAACTTCACATTCGCGGGCACTATTTTTAAATTATTAAGTACATTTGAAATATCTTTAATTAAATCAGGGTGCTCAAACTGCCTTGCTGACAAGTTGATACTGACATATAAAAAAGAACCCTTACTGCCTGATGTTTTTAAAAACCGAATTAAGGCTTCGCAGGCTTCTTCAATAATCCACTGCCCTAGTGGCACTATTAACCCACACTCTTCTGCTTTGGGTATAAAATCGGCTGGAGACACAAAACCTAAGACCGGATTATTCCACCTTATTAACGCCTCACAACCCGCTATATGATTATTTTTTATATCAATTATCGGCTGGTAATAAAGCTCAAACTCATTATTTTCTATTGCATTGCGTAAATTATGTTCAAGATTTAATGTGCTTACGGTAGACATCACCTCATCTGGGTGTGCCACATGATTTTCATCACTGTGTGTGCTGGTATTCACTGCACCCATTATTCTGTCTTGCATTTCTATATATTGCTTCATTAATGATTTAACAATATTAGTTGTATTGTTAAACATTGACTGATATTCATCTTCAGATGCATGGTGTGTTATGCCTTCTACTACATGCATCATTCGAGCATGCATATCACGGTATCGCTCCATTATCACCTGCAGGAAAAATCGTACGGTTGGATCTGATATATCAATTTTATGTTTTATATATTCACGGGGTATAACAATAAGCTGTGAGTCTTCAATAGCAATTGCCGTTGCATTTCTCACGTGATCATCAATGAGCGCCATCTCACCTAATAAATCACCATCCGTTAACAATGCAATAATGAGTTTTTTTTCGTCTTTAATTATTGAAACTTCAACCATACCTTTTTCAATAATATAAGCGCAGTCTGCAGGGTCACCATCAGAGAAAATAAGAGAGTCGAGGGGGTAGTCTTTTTTATATTCAGTACTTATCATTTTACTAAACCACAACTGAACGGGTACAAGCTAGAAATCTATTTATCTAATTTCCAATTAAAAGTATAGCAAAGCTTTTTTAAAAAATTGTCGTCTATAATCATAATATATGGACATACAAGAACAAGAACAGTCATAGAATACATTTATGGTTATGATCATGAAAAATGATATCAAGTCTGCCGTTTCTGAATTAATTCATAAAGAGATGGAATTATCATCATTACCGGATATTTATATTCGTGCTTCAGAAGTACTTGACGACAAAAACTCTACCAATGAACAAATAGCTGCGGTTGTTCAAATCGACCCGGTTATATCAGCCCGTTTACTCAAAGTTGTTAACAGTTCATTTTTTGGTTTTGAGCATAATATTGCCAGTGTATCTCAGGCAGCCGCAATTCTTGGCCGAGCAACCTTACGAAATATGATTTTAGGCGCTGTAATATCAGGCGTTATATCCCGTATAAGTATTGATGTTTTCCCCATGGATGATTACTGGAATCACAGTGTGCGCACTGCCGTACTCACAAAACTACTGGCAAACCAGTTAAAAGGTCTGGATGCTGAGGCGCTTTTCATTGCGGGTTTAATTCATAATATCGGTAAACTGGTCATTGCACATGAGTTACCTAACGAATCGATGAGCATACAGCGCCATATTATTAATGATCAGCTTGAGACCCATATAGCTGAAATACAGTTACTTGGTTTTGATCACTGTGAAGTAGGGGCTGCTTTAATCGCTTACTGGGGGTTACCTGATATTTTTATCAATACGACCCGTTATCACAATTACCCGTCAGATACTGTTGATTACAAAATAGAAACGCTTGTAATATCAATTGCCTGCACCATTTCACACCTCTCATCAAGTGCTCAGGAGATTGATTTAGATACATTAATTGATGAGCATGAACACTGGTTAACTAGTGGGTTAACTAAAGAACAAATTATAGATACTGTTGAAAACCTGGAAGAGCATTTCAAACTGGCGATTTCTATTTTGTGATTCAGGGCCGCATTATGATGACTTATCCTGATGATGTTTGCATTTTTCTACGGCTCGCTTCTATAAATCGGCAGCTTAAACTACCCACTACGACATTAAGATGCCAGAGCATTACCCCTCACCTGTTTGGTGTTCGCGTATGATTTATTACTCGCTTTCCAGCCAAACTGACCACTCCATTGCCCATTCTTAAAATCTATATTTAACCAGCCCGGCACATAAGCTCCCTGTTTTTTTATGGTGAAATCTGTCACAGGGGGTGGACCAATATAATCACCAACCGGACAGCTTTTCGTCATTACCGTATTAAAGCGCACATAAACATTATCAGTTAATGACTGAGCATTCCGCAATACATCTGCGAGCTCATCTGCGGATAAATGCCACGCGCCTTCAATCTCCTGCTCACTATAAAATGCCAGTCGTTTGCCTAACAGGCAGCTGAAATAGATTTGAATTTCAATCACTAATACTGATGTCAGTTTCCGGCTCTGCTCTCTTGCCGCATTTGAGAGTTTTATATCGACCGTTTTATTATGGAATGTCAGCTGCTCACTCATACAACCTGCCCTTATTTATGTGTTCATTATCTGGCGTTTAATTCATGTTTTATCTTATAGCCTAACCTATCAAGTCAAATTTGTTTAGTAAACTTCTAAAACTAACTATATAATATTCATATATGAATAGCATGGATTGGGATGGGATACGATTTTTTTTGGCCGCTGCTGAAACTGGCAGCCTGTCTGCGGCTGCAAAAAAACTTGCAACAAACCAGCCCACCGTTGGGCGACATATCAATAGTCTTGAAGAATCTCTAGGTGTTAAATTATTTCAGCGCTCTGTTAAAGGATTGAGCCTGACAGAAGAAGGTAAGCGAATTCATGAAGAATCACAGCAAATCCAAAGCAGTGTCGTAAAAATTCAAAGAACAGTTCAAGCTGAAAGCGAAACCATAAGCGGCACCGTTAAACTCTCGCTGCCCGAAGGCATATGCCATGAAGCAATTATGCCTGTATTAGGTGTTTTTTATAAACAGTACCCTGACATTAAACTTCAACTAGATCTTTCATCTTCAAGTGCAAACCTGACTCGCGGTGATGCTGATATTGCAATTCGATTATTCAGACCCAAACAGGCCGATCTGGTGATTAAAAAATTAGGTGATATGCAAATGGGCTTATTTTCGTCAGATGAATATTCCAGAAACTTCGGTTCTCCCATCACCTTAGATGAACTTAAAAATCACCGGATCATTTCTTATGGTGATTTATTACATAACCTGCCTGAAAATCAATGGCTACTCAAACACTCAGATAAAACCTTAAACATAACAACTAGTGACAGCACAATTGCACGACTTAAAGCGACATTGTCGGGTTGCGGCATTTCGATACAGCCCGTTTTTTTTAAACGGGCTAATAACCCGTTAGTTCCCGTATTAGTATCTGAAAAAATACCCAGCCATGAAGTGTGGCTTGTTTATCACAAAGACTTAAGGCATTTATCTCGTATGCGTGTGGCGCTTGAGTTTTTATCTGCACACATGATTAAAATTTTAAGCCCGTAAAAAAATCAGATTATTTATTTTCTAAATAATCCTTATAATTCTTTTCATAATCATTTAAATTCTCCATTAATACTTTTCTATATTCCTGCGTCAAAAACTCAACTGCCAACTCTTTATCTTTTGCAAAATCTTCCAGATTTTTTGCTGTAGAGGCATACATAAATGAATTAAAACGAGCGGCTGAAAATAAAATAGATGTACTTACTTTTCCATTTTTATGTTTATCACACTGCTCATTGGCAAGCTCAATAAACTTATCTGTTATTTCCCAGAATTCTTCATCTCGGGTTTCTTTGGTCATAGGGGAGTTTCTCTTTTATAGTGTTTTGTATAAGCATTTATACAGCTTTATTTTAACTGAGCAAATATTAAATCATTTTCCGATTTTATTCTTTAGTGATTTTTATTTGGCTACAGATAAGCAATCTACTTCGTACGTTTCTGATTTGCAGGAGTACAGGCACATATCCATCGGAGAATTTGCCGTCCACTTCATATGGATTTAGGGTGCAATGTCCCCGATGAATATGTAACTCGGAGATAAAATCTAGCCGCCGGTATAAGACATAAACCTTAATACTTTTTCAGGATTTTCATTAAACTCATGTTTTTCTGGTTTCAAATCTATTGCTGTGCGAATGGCCTGTTCCAGCTCTTCATCTGTAATGCCTGCACGTAATAATGGACGTAATTCAAAATTATCCTCCTGACCCAGGCAGGTATAAATTGTGCCGTCTACAGACAGGCGCACCCGATTACAGGTTTCACAGAAGTGTTGCGATAAAGGCGTAATAAAACCAATATTAATATCGGTTCCCTGCACATTCATATAACGTGCCGGGCCACCACCGGGCATAACACCCGGTACCAGGTCAAAACTTTTTGCCAGGCGTTGCTTTATATCCTGAAGGTTTACAAATTTATCGGTGGCTTTACGTCCCATATCACCCACCGGCATGGTTTCTATAAAGCGTAGTGTAAATCCGTGTTTCGCACAAAACTCAACCATGCTTTCTACTTCATGATCGTTTGTATCTTTCATTAACACCATATTTACTTTTATAGGACTAAGGCCAGCCGCTTTCGCGGCCATTAAACCATCAACAACTTTTTCTAACTTGCCACCGGTTAATTCTTTAAACGTATCTGCATTTAAACTATCAAGGCTTACATTGATACGGCTGATACCCGCCGCTTTTAATTCCTCTGCATGTTTATTCATGCGAGTGCAATTAGTACTCAGTGATAAATCTTCTAAACCGGGAAGTGCAGATAATCGATGCGCAAGTTGTGGCAGGTTTTTTCTAACTAGCGGTTCG includes these proteins:
- the moaA gene encoding GTP 3',8-cyclase MoaA, translating into MSETALIDQFGRSIDYVRISVTDRCDLRCTYCMPKHFKDFHEPDEWLTFDEIERVVAAFARMGTRRIRLTGGEPLVRKNLPQLAHRLSALPGLEDLSLSTNCTRMNKHAEELKAAGISRINVSLDSLNADTFKELTGGKLEKVVDGLMAAKAAGLSPIKVNMVLMKDTNDHEVESMVEFCAKHGFTLRFIETMPVGDMGRKATDKFVNLQDIKQRLAKSFDLVPGVMPGGGPARYMNVQGTDINIGFITPLSQHFCETCNRVRLSVDGTIYTCLGQEDNFELRPLLRAGITDEELEQAIRTAIDLKPEKHEFNENPEKVLRFMSYTGG
- a CDS encoding DUF3144 domain-containing protein codes for the protein MTKETRDEEFWEITDKFIELANEQCDKHKNGKVSTSILFSAARFNSFMYASTAKNLEDFAKDKELAVEFLTQEYRKVLMENLNDYEKNYKDYLENK